GTCAATAGGCATCATCGGCGCGGAAGGCGTCGCGGATCCATTGCAGGGTGTCCGCTGCGTCAATGGCGACGACATCGAAGCGGGCGGGTGCATCGGCGCCGGTCGTGTGCAGGTAATGCCGCGCCGTGGCGACCAGACGGCGTTGCTTGGCGGCGTCGACGCTGGCCAGCGCGCCGCCGAAGCGTGGGTTGCTGCGCTGGCGGACTTCGACGAAGACCAGGTGTGCGCCGTCGCGCATGACGAGGTCGATTTCGCCCGCGCGGCATTGGTAATTGCTGGCCAGCAGGCGCAGGCCCTGGCGGCGCAGATGGGCCAGCGCACGCCGCTCGGCGGCGTCGCCGCGTTCACGGCGCCACGCCATCGGACACCGGGGGCGTTGGGGTGGGCGGCGGTGAGTCGGGGCTGGCGTGCAGTACTTGTGGCTGACCGTTAACGAATTTCGCCCAGGTGAGTTTGCTGTCGAGCCGGTGTCCGCCGGTCATGTACAGGGTGCCGCTGAGGCCGTCGTAGCGCGCCCAGTGCTGCGTGGCGAGGCGTTTGAGATAGGGGATGATGTTGAAACTGTCGACGCCGAGTCCGAACAGTCGCGGGTAGCTGCGGCTGGCGTTCGGGAACAGCCTGTGCATGGCCCGTCGGGCCGCGGCCGCAGGACCGCTGGTGTCGAGCAGTAGTGGCGCATCGCAGAACACCAGGCCATCGAGGTCATGGTCGGCGCCGGCGTCGCGCGTGCCGCTGAAGGCGTTGGCGATCGAGTACACGGGCAGGCCGGCGCCGTGATGGAAGTCGATCTGCGGCATCAGCAGGCGCGCCTGGCGCGGGTCGCCGGCAATGAAAATCATGTTCATGTCCTGGCGTCGGCGGGCGACGAATTTGATGTGTCTGCCGATGGTGGCCTGGACGGCGCGTGCCCGTGCATTGCTCTGGTCGATGTTGAACGCGCTGACGATGGCGCGGGAAAAATCGGATGCGCCGGCTGCGTAGTGGCCGATAGAGACAACGCGTCCGCCCAGTTGCCTGAAGCGTTGGGCGAAGGCGTTTGCAGTGCGTGAACCCCAGTCGGTGTCAGGCACCAGTACGACGGCCGCGGTGCGTCCGTCGAGCGAGGCCTTTTCCGCGACCTGACGGGCTTCTGCGGAGGGGCTCAGGCCGAATTCGTAAAAATCGTTCGGCAGCGGGGCTTTGTTGGCGGTGTCGACGTAGTTCAGCGCGAGTGTGGGCACCGAGACGATGCCCGACGCGGCAAGCCGGCTGACCTGGTTGCGGTCGAGCGGGCCGATGACGAATTGTGCGCCGTTGGAAACCGCCTGCGCGTAGAGGGTGAGCAGGTCGGCTGGCTGTGCGCCGGTATTGTAGATGCGTAACGTCATCGGATGCGCGGGGTCCTGATGCGTGTAATACGCACTCATGATGCCATCGAGCAGGGTTCGGGCGACCGGGCTGAACGGGCCGCTCAGCGGGAGCAGCACCGCGATATGGCGGGGGTAGGTCTGGAATGCCTGCCATTGTGATTCGAGTTCTTGCAGAATCGGCGCGGCCATTGTGACCTGGCTCGGATAGCGGGCCTGCCATGCGCTCAGTGCCTGCCGGAGCGCGGCTGCTTGAGGTGCGGTGGTTCTGGCGATCAGCGCGAGATCCAGCCACGCCCGGAGGTCTTGGCGCTGCGCGGTGCGTTGATCGAGCCGCAGTTGCGCGGGCGGAATCTGCGTGAGCAGTTGCCACAATGCCCGCAGGTTGGATGTCGCGTCCCGCGTGGTCAGCAGCGGCTGGCGGTCGAGTCGCGCGCGCGCCGCCACTAGCGGCTGGCCGGCCGCCGTGGCCGCCTTGGCACGGGTGCCTAGAATGTGCGCGGCCAGTGTCGGACTCAGC
This genomic stretch from Acidihalobacter ferrooxydans harbors:
- a CDS encoding YraN family protein — encoded protein: MAWRRERGDAAERRALAHLRRQGLRLLASNYQCRAGEIDLVMRDGAHLVFVEVRQRSNPRFGGALASVDAAKQRRLVATARHYLHTTGADAPARFDVVAIDAADTLQWIRDAFRADDAY
- a CDS encoding penicillin-binding protein activator, whose amino-acid sequence is MNLRLTSRLLAIALFGAVLAACAPVTRPPSTQALAQNALKLITEGKPGTAADNYLHAADAARPPERQNLQMQAARILLDAKRYTRAKNVLDHIDPHGLDSEARARRALLYADLELARHHPQAALQALPTELTALSPTLAAHILGTRAKAATAAGQPLVAARARLDRQPLLTTRDATSNLRALWQLLTQIPPAQLRLDQRTAQRQDLRAWLDLALIARTTAPQAAALRQALSAWQARYPSQVTMAAPILQELESQWQAFQTYPRHIAVLLPLSGPFSPVARTLLDGIMSAYYTHQDPAHPMTLRIYNTGAQPADLLTLYAQAVSNGAQFVIGPLDRNQVSRLAASGIVSVPTLALNYVDTANKAPLPNDFYEFGLSPSAEARQVAEKASLDGRTAAVVLVPDTDWGSRTANAFAQRFRQLGGRVVSIGHYAAGASDFSRAIVSAFNIDQSNARARAVQATIGRHIKFVARRRQDMNMIFIAGDPRQARLLMPQIDFHHGAGLPVYSIANAFSGTRDAGADHDLDGLVFCDAPLLLDTSGPAAAARRAMHRLFPNASRSYPRLFGLGVDSFNIIPYLKRLATQHWARYDGLSGTLYMTGGHRLDSKLTWAKFVNGQPQVLHASPDSPPPTPTPPVSDGVAP